A genomic region of Gemmata massiliana contains the following coding sequences:
- a CDS encoding lactonase family protein, whose product MSFSRIALVAAFAAIGSVAPAADHWVYLGVYTGKGEKDSKGVYRARFNDATGKLTEPELAAEMDSPSFIAIHPNKKFLYAVGEGGGKNGGPVVAFAIDSGTGALKKLNEDKSGGSGPCHVVVSPNGAFAAVANYGGGSTCVFAVGEDGKLGKRLGFVQHKGSSADKGRQEGPHAHCCAFLDGNRLATVDLGIDRVKVFQIDPAKGVIEVEKDDVVTPAGSGPRHIALSSDPLFAYVCGELDSTVNVIKEGKVIQSLSTLPKPTPGNSTAECILSPDGKFVYVSNRGHNSIAVFKVNENHKLTAAGHITGDIKIPRNFNIDPSGKWMLIASQDGGKVGVWELDAKTGGAKETGTTVGVSKCVCVKFVPVVK is encoded by the coding sequence ATGTCGTTCTCGCGCATCGCACTCGTGGCCGCGTTCGCCGCGATCGGGTCCGTGGCGCCGGCCGCCGACCACTGGGTGTACCTCGGCGTCTACACGGGCAAAGGTGAAAAGGACAGCAAGGGCGTTTACCGGGCGCGGTTCAACGACGCGACCGGCAAGCTGACCGAGCCGGAACTCGCGGCCGAAATGGACAGCCCGTCGTTCATCGCGATCCACCCCAACAAGAAGTTTCTCTACGCGGTCGGGGAGGGCGGCGGGAAGAACGGCGGACCGGTGGTCGCGTTCGCGATCGACTCCGGGACCGGCGCGCTGAAGAAGCTGAACGAGGACAAGAGCGGTGGGAGCGGTCCGTGCCACGTTGTCGTCAGCCCGAACGGGGCCTTCGCCGCGGTCGCGAACTACGGCGGCGGGAGCACCTGCGTGTTCGCGGTGGGCGAGGACGGCAAACTCGGCAAGCGGCTCGGGTTCGTGCAGCACAAGGGGAGCAGTGCCGATAAGGGTCGCCAGGAAGGACCGCACGCTCACTGCTGCGCGTTCCTGGACGGCAACCGGCTGGCGACGGTGGACCTCGGCATCGACCGCGTCAAGGTGTTCCAGATCGACCCGGCGAAGGGGGTGATCGAGGTCGAGAAGGACGACGTCGTGACCCCCGCGGGGAGCGGCCCGCGCCACATCGCGCTCTCGTCCGATCCGCTCTTCGCCTACGTGTGCGGGGAACTCGATTCGACCGTGAACGTGATTAAAGAGGGCAAGGTGATCCAGTCGCTCTCGACGCTGCCGAAGCCGACGCCGGGCAACTCCACCGCGGAGTGCATCCTGTCCCCGGACGGCAAGTTCGTGTACGTCTCGAACCGCGGGCACAACAGCATCGCGGTGTTCAAGGTGAACGAGAACCACAAGCTGACGGCGGCCGGGCACATTACGGGGGACATCAAGATCCCGCGCAACTTCAACATCGACCCGTCGGGCAAGTGGATGCTGATCGCCAGTCAGGACGGCGGAAAGGTGGGCGTGTGGGAACTCGACGCGAAGACCGGCGGGGCCAAAGAAACCGGTACCACCGTGGGAGTGAGTAAGTGCGTCTGCGTGAAGTTCGTGCCCGTCGTGAAGTGA
- a CDS encoding S1 family peptidase, with protein sequence MRRPLCALLLLALLAPAAPAQPKPESAPQQADAGTSVYQKVVRSTVWVHSDRGGGKFATGTGSLVDKGRRLVLTNYHVVGDVKAATVYFPEFEGREGKKTISERKYYTDRSGKLGISGEVLELDKQADLALIRIDRVPEGATELPLAPESPDPGQSVHSIGNPGKSGALWVYTPGKVRQVYTKKWKAKLDERNTVSFEAKVIETDSPTNPGDSGGPLVNDKGELIGVTQGGALDAQSISIFVDLSEVKRLINRRSVQLLRTGVASQQPKDPPKASREKPLESKDEGKFFGEAAWKRVAPTAEKLLKEKNTDFLVETYMTPPKGDADKIAAMKPAEREKFFKELVEARVKELKFQGVYVLVSKKPATLYVEISNPKDFPSGLATKLKSALLASFKESKFDEGLTKVIDMTLEAKGLGEKK encoded by the coding sequence ATGCGCCGCCCCCTTTGTGCCCTGCTCCTGCTCGCACTGCTCGCGCCGGCCGCGCCCGCCCAGCCGAAACCCGAGTCCGCACCGCAACAGGCGGACGCGGGTACGTCGGTGTATCAAAAGGTGGTGCGCTCGACGGTGTGGGTCCACTCCGATCGGGGCGGCGGGAAGTTCGCGACCGGCACCGGGTCACTCGTGGATAAGGGGCGGCGGCTCGTCCTCACCAACTACCACGTCGTGGGCGACGTGAAGGCCGCGACCGTGTACTTCCCGGAATTTGAGGGGCGCGAGGGGAAGAAGACGATCTCGGAGCGGAAGTATTACACCGACCGTTCTGGTAAGCTCGGTATTTCGGGCGAGGTGCTCGAACTCGATAAGCAGGCCGACCTTGCGCTGATCCGCATCGACCGCGTTCCTGAAGGCGCGACGGAGTTACCGCTCGCGCCCGAAAGCCCGGACCCGGGCCAGTCGGTTCACTCCATCGGCAACCCGGGCAAGAGCGGCGCGCTGTGGGTGTACACACCGGGCAAGGTGCGGCAGGTGTACACCAAGAAGTGGAAGGCCAAGCTCGACGAGCGGAACACCGTCTCCTTCGAGGCGAAGGTGATCGAGACCGATTCGCCCACCAACCCGGGTGATAGCGGCGGCCCGCTCGTCAACGATAAGGGAGAACTGATCGGCGTCACGCAGGGCGGCGCGCTCGACGCGCAGTCGATCAGCATCTTCGTTGACCTGTCCGAGGTGAAGCGGCTCATCAACCGGCGCTCGGTCCAGTTGCTCCGCACGGGTGTTGCGAGTCAACAGCCCAAAGACCCGCCCAAGGCGTCGCGCGAGAAGCCCCTGGAGAGCAAGGACGAAGGCAAGTTCTTCGGCGAGGCCGCGTGGAAGCGGGTCGCGCCCACCGCGGAAAAGCTGCTCAAGGAGAAGAACACCGACTTCCTCGTCGAGACGTACATGACCCCGCCGAAGGGCGACGCGGACAAGATCGCCGCGATGAAACCGGCCGAGCGCGAAAAGTTCTTCAAGGAGCTAGTAGAAGCTCGGGTGAAGGAACTCAAGTTCCAGGGCGTGTACGTCCTCGTGAGCAAGAAGCCGGCCACGTTGTACGTCGAGATCTCGAACCCGAAGGACTTCCCCTCCGGGCTCGCGACCAAGCTCAAATCCGCACTACTGGCGAGTTTCAAGGAAAGTAAATTCGACGAGGGGCTGACAAAGGTGATCGACATGACCCTCGAAGCTAAAGGCCTGGGAGAAAAGAAGTGA
- a CDS encoding alpha/beta hydrolase, whose product MLRSVSALAVGLLVLTAARGADQPPAPPVPPKSVPAPLEVTTERNVVYDTIEKEKLYLDVAMPKEGGAYPCVVLLHGGAWTGGSRKDLSVGDKGKDGKVGPSLIEAVAARGYVVASVGYRLAPKHPFPAQIQDARAAVRFLRANAKTYHIAPDKFAAGGFSAGGHLALLLGLADKVDGWDAGGNADQSSRVQCVVDFFGPTDLALYNTEAIQDSYLVPVFGKSAKTDKEVFKKASPITYASKTAPPVLMFHGTFDLVVPVGHSEVLHKKLQDAGATSELVTVFGEGHGWNGRTFTKTFNTALTFLDTHLKGKDQK is encoded by the coding sequence ATGTTGCGATCCGTTTCCGCACTCGCGGTCGGACTACTCGTGCTAACGGCCGCCCGCGGCGCCGATCAGCCCCCAGCGCCCCCCGTACCGCCAAAATCGGTGCCCGCTCCGCTCGAAGTGACCACGGAACGAAACGTGGTCTACGACACCATCGAGAAAGAGAAACTGTACCTCGACGTCGCGATGCCCAAAGAGGGCGGAGCGTACCCGTGCGTCGTGCTGTTACACGGCGGCGCGTGGACCGGCGGGAGCCGAAAAGATCTCTCGGTCGGCGATAAGGGCAAGGACGGTAAGGTCGGTCCGAGCCTGATCGAAGCGGTCGCGGCGCGCGGGTACGTGGTCGCGTCGGTCGGCTACCGGCTCGCGCCCAAGCACCCGTTCCCGGCACAAATTCAGGACGCGCGCGCCGCGGTGCGGTTTCTGCGTGCCAACGCGAAGACTTATCACATCGCTCCCGACAAGTTCGCCGCGGGCGGGTTCTCGGCCGGCGGGCACCTCGCACTGTTGCTCGGACTCGCCGACAAAGTGGACGGCTGGGACGCGGGCGGGAACGCCGACCAGAGTTCCCGCGTCCAGTGCGTGGTGGACTTCTTCGGCCCCACGGACCTGGCGCTGTACAACACCGAGGCGATTCAGGACTCGTACCTCGTCCCGGTGTTCGGGAAGAGCGCAAAGACCGACAAAGAGGTGTTCAAGAAGGCTTCACCGATCACTTACGCCTCGAAGACCGCGCCGCCGGTCCTGATGTTCCACGGCACGTTCGATCTCGTCGTTCCGGTGGGCCACTCGGAGGTGCTGCACAAGAAGCTCCAGGACGCCGGCGCGACGTCCGAACTCGTGACCGTGTTCGGCGAGGGGCACGGGTGGAACGGGCGCACGTTCACGAAGACCTTCAACACCGCGCTCACGTTCCTCGACACGCACCTGAAGGGGAAGGACCAAAAGTGA
- a CDS encoding DNA-binding transcriptional response regulator — translation MTASAGPHGLMLCDDLIFFSRVSGAARAAGLTVRMVRTQTDLLAAVRAAAPGGVILDVHNPGLDLPGLLTELKAACEVMPRVTAYGSHVEADVLRAARQAGCDRVLPRSQFVKELEGQIGSWLGS, via the coding sequence GTGACCGCGAGCGCCGGACCGCACGGACTGATGTTGTGCGACGATCTGATCTTTTTCAGCCGCGTATCGGGCGCGGCTCGTGCGGCCGGGTTGACCGTGCGTATGGTCCGCACGCAGACCGATCTCCTCGCCGCGGTGCGCGCCGCTGCACCGGGCGGGGTCATTCTGGACGTTCACAACCCGGGGCTCGATCTCCCCGGGCTACTCACGGAACTGAAAGCGGCATGTGAAGTGATGCCGCGCGTGACAGCTTACGGGTCACACGTCGAGGCCGACGTGCTACGGGCCGCCCGACAAGCGGGGTGCGATCGCGTGCTCCCGCGCAGCCAGTTCGTCAAGGAACTGGAAGGGCAGATCGGGTCGTGGTTGGGTTCGTGA
- a CDS encoding carbon-nitrogen hydrolase family protein: MSNWTVAGVQMNCALGDLAANRAALVANLRRAAERGAKLVVFPECVLSGYGFTSRAHALGAAEPLPGPSTEFVAKACAELGVWAVFGLLESAPGDKLYNAAALVGPQGFVVGYRKLHLPCLGADRFTDPGDRPLAVHDLGGLKLGMNICFDGSFPESARILTLLGADLVVLPTNWATNARKMAELVSAARAWENHIYYLAVNRVGDESGFRYIGLSSAADYMGNVLHFAPESEEAIFTIDVNPAAAAQKRVVTCVGEYEIDRVNWRRPEMYGPLVANPGAFTGHFNK, translated from the coding sequence ATGTCGAACTGGACCGTGGCCGGTGTGCAGATGAACTGCGCGCTCGGTGACCTTGCCGCGAACCGTGCCGCGCTCGTCGCGAACCTGCGTCGGGCCGCCGAGCGCGGGGCGAAGCTCGTGGTGTTCCCGGAGTGCGTGCTCTCCGGGTACGGGTTCACGTCGCGTGCACACGCCCTCGGCGCCGCGGAACCGCTCCCCGGCCCGAGTACCGAGTTCGTCGCGAAAGCGTGCGCCGAACTCGGCGTGTGGGCGGTCTTCGGGTTGCTCGAATCCGCGCCCGGTGACAAACTCTACAACGCCGCGGCGCTGGTCGGTCCGCAGGGCTTCGTGGTGGGCTACCGCAAGTTACACCTGCCCTGCCTCGGAGCGGACCGGTTCACCGATCCGGGCGACCGACCGCTCGCGGTTCACGACTTGGGCGGACTGAAGCTCGGGATGAACATCTGCTTCGACGGCAGTTTCCCCGAATCGGCCCGTATCCTCACGCTCCTCGGGGCGGACCTCGTCGTACTCCCGACGAACTGGGCCACGAACGCCCGCAAGATGGCCGAACTGGTGTCCGCGGCGCGCGCGTGGGAGAACCACATCTACTACCTCGCGGTGAACCGGGTCGGCGACGAGAGCGGGTTCCGCTACATCGGCCTGAGCTCGGCCGCGGACTACATGGGCAACGTGCTCCACTTCGCCCCCGAGAGCGAAGAAGCGATCTTCACGATCGACGTGAACCCGGCGGCCGCGGCCCAGAAGCGCGTGGTAACGTGCGTCGGTGAATACGAGATCGACCGCGTGAACTGGCGCCGCCCGGAAATGTACGGCCCGCTGGTCGCGAACCCCGGCGCGTTCACCGGACACTTCAACAAGTGA
- a CDS encoding class I SAM-dependent methyltransferase: MDSGFANLKLFAVESSDSAEHATPLPIPVAPAPLVAPDPHVAATRELIRPHTVRSTRHVCEPYSAAWFDELEQKRYQRHGHWLPRALEFGRHPGESLLVLGCGLGTDAAHYARTGTNVTVATAPDEHAQLIRDNFARHGLTADFVALTGARLPFADGAFDVVTWNALYDPTEPAPFRVDELFRVLKPGGKVIGLFPARYDTTFWQNILLPLQRVYWRCPPAPSTAPKTTASELRRAFSRFAEHRVMKRHLRRGELPHIWRIMPLIFLERLIGRVLVLKAKKPILAARLQLNQVDLGRIAA, encoded by the coding sequence ATGGATAGCGGGTTCGCGAACCTAAAGTTGTTCGCGGTCGAATCTTCGGACTCGGCCGAACATGCCACCCCGCTCCCGATCCCGGTAGCGCCCGCTCCGCTGGTTGCGCCGGACCCGCATGTGGCCGCGACCCGCGAACTGATCCGCCCGCACACGGTCCGTTCGACCCGACACGTGTGCGAGCCGTATTCGGCGGCGTGGTTCGATGAGTTAGAGCAAAAACGATACCAGCGCCACGGGCACTGGCTGCCTCGCGCACTGGAGTTCGGCCGGCACCCCGGCGAATCGCTCCTCGTTCTCGGGTGCGGACTCGGCACCGACGCGGCACACTACGCCCGGACCGGCACGAACGTGACCGTTGCGACCGCACCGGATGAACACGCGCAGTTGATCCGGGACAACTTCGCCCGGCACGGTTTGACGGCCGACTTCGTTGCGCTGACGGGCGCGCGGTTGCCGTTCGCCGACGGTGCGTTCGACGTGGTGACGTGGAACGCGCTCTATGACCCGACCGAACCGGCCCCGTTTCGCGTTGACGAACTGTTTCGCGTGCTGAAACCCGGCGGAAAGGTGATCGGGCTGTTCCCGGCGCGGTACGACACCACGTTCTGGCAGAACATCCTGCTCCCGCTCCAGCGCGTCTACTGGCGATGCCCGCCGGCCCCCTCGACCGCCCCCAAAACCACCGCCAGTGAGCTGCGGCGCGCGTTCTCCAGGTTCGCGGAACACCGCGTGATGAAGCGCCACTTGCGCCGCGGGGAACTTCCGCACATTTGGCGCATCATGCCGCTCATTTTCCTCGAACGGCTCATCGGCCGAGTATTGGTGCTGAAAGCCAAGAAGCCCATTCTCGCCGCGCGCTTACAGTTGAATCAGGTCGATTTGGGTCGAATCGCAGCTTGA
- a CDS encoding GTPase family protein, with protein sequence MTRLRIALLIVLFAAPFAFLMGAGGYHLWTTGWMIWVWWPMVLCIALAYLLAWRWTKRPTLPPTDDRPGYWTDRDNAAWAKVTEKAKSFEAITTKQLEDPKHYSDLALDLAKQVAELYNPGVPDPFDHLTLPEVLACIELASADLNELVQKYVPGSHLLRIRDIKRARKAVDYYKIGQNIYWAGAAIVDPLQTALRYFASKAALGTLLDRLQSNVILWFHTAFIHHLGRYLIELNSGRLRVGVKRYRELLAQHQAPPVDDPSTRPPVSPEQSADATITAAANTATGPKAITVSILGSVKAGKSSLVNALLGKNAATVDRLPVTAGVRYDYTLPGGQPVSILDTSGYGQDGPTDEDFAAAVEASRDADLILLVTQATIPGRQPDVDLLDRLRVWFAEKPHLRMPPVVVVVSHIDLLSPKAEWAPPYDWKTGTRPKEVNIRDCVSVAKEQVGTRATDVVPVCGREGERFGIAEDLIPAVVAHLDHARGSAVLKAFEGEAGARKYEKIGEQVIAGGKQVLNVLRDVFGKK encoded by the coding sequence ATGACCCGGCTCCGCATCGCTCTCCTGATCGTGCTCTTCGCCGCCCCGTTCGCGTTCCTCATGGGCGCGGGCGGGTACCACTTGTGGACGACGGGATGGATGATCTGGGTGTGGTGGCCGATGGTGCTGTGCATCGCCCTCGCGTACTTGCTCGCGTGGCGGTGGACCAAGCGCCCTACACTCCCACCGACCGACGACCGACCCGGGTACTGGACCGATCGCGACAACGCGGCGTGGGCGAAGGTGACCGAGAAGGCGAAGTCGTTCGAGGCAATCACCACTAAACAGCTCGAAGACCCCAAGCACTACAGCGACCTCGCGCTCGACCTCGCGAAGCAGGTCGCGGAGCTGTACAACCCCGGTGTTCCGGACCCGTTCGACCATCTCACCCTGCCGGAAGTGCTCGCGTGCATCGAACTCGCGTCCGCCGATCTCAACGAGCTGGTCCAGAAGTACGTGCCGGGTTCGCACCTGCTCCGCATCCGCGACATCAAGCGGGCGCGCAAGGCGGTGGACTACTACAAGATCGGGCAAAACATCTATTGGGCCGGCGCCGCGATCGTGGACCCGCTCCAGACGGCGCTGCGCTACTTCGCGTCAAAAGCCGCACTCGGCACGCTGCTCGACAGGCTCCAGAGCAACGTGATTCTGTGGTTCCACACCGCGTTCATTCACCACCTCGGGCGGTACCTCATCGAACTGAACAGCGGGCGACTTCGAGTCGGCGTGAAACGGTACCGCGAGTTGCTCGCACAGCACCAGGCGCCGCCGGTCGACGACCCGAGCACGCGCCCGCCCGTTTCACCCGAGCAGAGCGCAGACGCCACAATCACCGCCGCGGCCAACACCGCGACCGGCCCGAAGGCGATTACCGTGAGCATCCTCGGCTCGGTGAAGGCAGGAAAATCGAGTCTGGTGAACGCGCTGCTCGGCAAGAACGCGGCAACTGTGGACCGGCTACCCGTCACGGCCGGCGTGCGGTACGACTACACGCTTCCAGGTGGTCAGCCGGTGAGTATCCTCGACACCAGCGGGTACGGGCAAGACGGCCCGACCGACGAGGACTTCGCCGCCGCGGTGGAGGCGTCGCGCGACGCGGACCTGATCCTGCTCGTAACGCAGGCAACGATTCCCGGGCGCCAGCCGGACGTCGATCTCCTGGACCGGTTGCGGGTGTGGTTCGCGGAGAAACCGCACCTGCGCATGCCCCCGGTGGTCGTGGTGGTTTCGCACATCGATTTGCTCAGCCCGAAAGCGGAGTGGGCACCTCCCTACGACTGGAAGACCGGCACGCGCCCGAAGGAAGTGAACATTCGGGACTGTGTGAGTGTGGCAAAGGAGCAAGTGGGGACGCGCGCCACGGACGTGGTACCCGTGTGCGGGCGCGAGGGGGAGCGGTTCGGGATCGCGGAAGATCTGATCCCCGCAGTCGTCGCCCACCTCGACCACGCGCGCGGGTCCGCGGTTCTGAAAGCGTTCGAGGGCGAAGCCGGCGCCCGGAAGTACGAGAAGATCGGTGAGCAGGTCATTGCCGGCGGGAAGCAGGTGCTAAACGTGCTCCGGGACGTGTTCGGGAAGAAGTAA
- a CDS encoding RNA polymerase sigma factor, with protein sequence MLRRFVHLLTATISEVGEVPDADLVRQFTQDRNAAAFELLVRRHADTVWAPCRRLLRSDADAEDAFQATFLVLARKAGAIRGACVGAWLHQVAVRVALKLRAKTARILTATSEHLSTLLASGMPDPDVPGIVHEELARLPDRYRLPVVLCDLEGRTHVEAAAALRCPVGTVAGRLSRARAILRDRLVRRGVAPVLVLSASVAPVSVVRAAAALAGGSSGVSPVVSSLTEGVLCAMRTPTLKWKLVAGLLGLAGAAITAYGSLPSAQTPMPPTALPSPEEPPKKAEPGQKAKSTEELVKDAKARFAEFERLRLLLIEAELLNERRDIYVAGMPGKEDEAALTKKVAELEQKIEALKPRQKYYADLFGISPSSKLPEGIKKAKEEMTKLETPKSP encoded by the coding sequence ATGCTTCGCCGATTCGTTCACTTACTGACCGCGACTATTTCGGAGGTCGGGGAGGTACCCGACGCGGACCTCGTCCGTCAATTCACACAGGACCGAAACGCGGCCGCGTTCGAGTTGCTCGTTCGTCGTCACGCCGACACCGTTTGGGCACCGTGCCGTCGGCTCCTCCGCTCGGACGCCGATGCCGAGGACGCGTTTCAGGCCACGTTCCTCGTCCTCGCTCGTAAAGCCGGTGCAATTCGCGGCGCGTGTGTCGGTGCGTGGCTTCACCAAGTGGCCGTCCGTGTTGCGCTGAAACTGCGTGCGAAAACCGCCCGTATTCTCACTGCAACGTCGGAGCACTTGAGCACACTTCTGGCCTCGGGAATGCCCGACCCGGACGTTCCCGGAATCGTTCACGAAGAACTGGCGCGGCTCCCGGATCGATACCGGCTGCCCGTTGTGCTGTGCGATCTGGAGGGGCGCACCCACGTCGAAGCCGCGGCCGCACTGCGGTGCCCGGTCGGGACGGTCGCCGGGCGCCTCAGTCGCGCCCGGGCCATCCTGCGCGATCGGCTCGTTCGGCGCGGCGTGGCCCCGGTTCTGGTCCTATCCGCGTCGGTCGCACCAGTGAGTGTGGTCCGCGCGGCCGCAGCCCTTGCGGGCGGCAGTTCAGGCGTTTCCCCCGTCGTGTCGTCTCTTACCGAAGGAGTTCTGTGCGCAATGCGTACCCCCACCCTTAAATGGAAGTTGGTCGCGGGTCTGCTCGGGCTGGCTGGAGCCGCGATCACCGCCTACGGCTCGCTACCCTCGGCCCAAACTCCGATGCCACCAACCGCGCTCCCCTCGCCAGAAGAGCCGCCCAAGAAAGCCGAGCCGGGTCAAAAGGCTAAATCGACCGAGGAGTTAGTCAAAGACGCAAAGGCCCGCTTCGCCGAATTCGAGCGGCTCAGGTTACTGTTGATCGAGGCCGAGCTCCTGAACGAGCGAAGGGATATTTACGTGGCTGGAATGCCGGGCAAAGAAGACGAGGCCGCGCTGACGAAGAAGGTGGCCGAGTTGGAACAGAAGATCGAAGCTCTGAAGCCCCGACAGAAGTATTACGCCGATTTATTTGGGATTTCGCCCTCCTCAAAGCTTCCGGAAGGAATCAAGAAGGCCAAGGAGGAGATGACGAAGTTGGAAACCCCGAAGTCGCCCTGA
- a CDS encoding YcjF family protein, giving the protein MSRFWDAVKRTVTGDASPPPDVEAALSAARAKTPAPTFWLLGKTQSGKTSLIRYLTGAEDAAIGSGFRPCTKTSRLYQFPTSDAPLLNFLDTRGVDEPGYDPTEDIAAFDPKAHVVIVTAKATDFAQGNVRHALERVREVNRSRPVVLVVTCLHEAIPRQAHPEPYPFGAMTADPNAPVPEGVPEHLRECIEEHKRAFVGLFDLCVPVDLTKSEDGFAEPNYGGEQVKQALLKVLPSAYRQTLLRLKDATDALKDAHQRHAEPIILGYTSLAGTAGAVPVPFVDMVLLPGIQARMAHHIGQIYGQPMTPERLRELVTAIGVGMISRQLVRQVVKFIPVVGSAVGATVAAASTYALGRALCFYFEAVCEGHVPTPDVLRKFYHEHYDAAEKQWKIDHPKGEAKAT; this is encoded by the coding sequence ATGAGCCGGTTCTGGGATGCGGTGAAACGGACGGTGACCGGTGACGCCAGCCCGCCGCCGGACGTCGAGGCGGCGCTTTCGGCCGCGCGCGCCAAAACCCCGGCTCCGACGTTTTGGTTACTCGGCAAAACACAGTCCGGCAAGACGTCGCTCATCCGCTACCTGACCGGGGCCGAAGACGCCGCGATCGGGTCCGGGTTCCGCCCGTGTACCAAAACCTCCCGCCTTTACCAGTTCCCCACGTCCGACGCGCCGCTGCTCAACTTCCTCGACACACGCGGCGTCGACGAGCCGGGATACGACCCCACGGAAGACATCGCCGCGTTCGACCCGAAGGCACACGTCGTTATCGTGACAGCGAAGGCGACCGATTTCGCACAGGGCAACGTGCGTCACGCACTCGAGCGCGTGCGCGAGGTGAACCGTTCGCGCCCGGTGGTACTCGTGGTGACGTGCCTCCACGAAGCGATCCCGAGGCAGGCCCATCCCGAGCCGTACCCGTTCGGCGCGATGACCGCGGACCCCAACGCACCTGTGCCGGAAGGCGTTCCGGAACACCTGCGCGAGTGCATCGAGGAACACAAGCGCGCGTTCGTGGGGCTGTTCGATTTGTGCGTTCCCGTTGATCTCACCAAATCCGAAGACGGGTTCGCCGAACCGAACTATGGCGGCGAACAGGTGAAGCAGGCGCTCCTGAAGGTGCTCCCGTCCGCGTACAGACAGACGCTCCTGCGACTCAAGGACGCGACCGACGCCCTCAAGGACGCGCACCAGCGCCACGCAGAGCCGATCATTCTGGGGTACACGTCACTGGCCGGGACTGCGGGGGCGGTGCCGGTGCCGTTCGTGGACATGGTGCTCCTGCCGGGCATTCAGGCGCGAATGGCGCACCACATCGGCCAAATTTACGGTCAGCCGATGACCCCGGAGCGCCTACGGGAGCTGGTCACCGCGATCGGCGTGGGGATGATCTCGCGCCAACTGGTGCGACAGGTGGTGAAGTTCATCCCCGTCGTCGGCTCCGCGGTGGGCGCGACGGTGGCGGCCGCCTCGACATACGCACTCGGTCGCGCGCTGTGCTTCTACTTCGAGGCGGTGTGCGAGGGGCACGTCCCCACGCCCGATGTGCTGCGAAAGTTCTATCACGAGCACTACGACGCCGCCGAGAAACAGTGGAAGATCGACCACCCGAAGGGCGAGGCGAAAGCGACCTGA